Proteins encoded within one genomic window of uncultured Fusobacterium sp.:
- a CDS encoding nitroreductase family protein has protein sequence MIKVDYNKCIKCKMCIKDCFPENIIFEDEKIKIKGECMMCGHCVAICPTNAITFEGYEETKDLKELNSKIEPETFLNFVKSRRSIRHFKDKKLDKDTIKKLLEVGRYSPTGANIQDVKYYVIQDSLEEFKPLVWEGINNLVNSDEKNLFLKRYKNRFIKMYRTYKTDDKLFFKAPMVLVITSSNKINGILAGDKIEIMANMMGLGVLFSGFIEMGIMHNEELVKKFKLNKNSICACMLIGYPNINYQRTAPRKDINIEWL, from the coding sequence GTGATTAAAGTTGATTATAATAAATGTATCAAATGTAAAATGTGTATTAAGGATTGTTTTCCAGAAAATATTATATTTGAAGATGAAAAGATAAAAATAAAAGGTGAATGTATGATGTGTGGGCATTGTGTGGCTATCTGTCCAACTAATGCTATAACTTTTGAAGGTTATGAAGAAACAAAAGATTTAAAAGAATTAAACTCAAAGATAGAGCCAGAAACTTTTTTAAATTTTGTAAAATCTAGAAGAAGTATCAGACATTTTAAAGATAAAAAATTAGATAAAGATACTATCAAAAAATTATTAGAAGTTGGTAGATATAGTCCAACAGGAGCTAATATACAAGATGTAAAATATTATGTTATTCAAGATAGCTTAGAAGAGTTTAAACCACTTGTTTGGGAAGGAATAAATAATCTCGTTAACTCAGATGAAAAAAATCTATTTTTAAAAAGATATAAAAATAGATTTATAAAAATGTATAGAACTTATAAAACAGATGATAAGCTTTTCTTTAAAGCTCCAATGGTTTTAGTTATTACAAGTTCAAATAAAATCAATGGAATATTAGCAGGGGATAAAATTGAAATAATGGCTAATATGATGGGATTAGGTGTTCTTTTTAGTGGATTTATAGAAATGGGAATTATGCACAATGAAGAACTTGTTAAAAAATTCAAATTAAATAAAAACTCTATATGTGCTTGTATGTTGATAGGATACCCAAATATAAATTATCAACGTACTGCTCCTAGAAAAGATATTAATATAGAATGGTTATAA
- a CDS encoding DUF4274 domain-containing protein, protein MLKIEDILREDFDWENVEIDEEEFDELETALIIDYLKKNTAKERQLLAIDWNFDNSKEVIKWIAEQPDTDKGTALFLYWYMNPQEFKQYENREDCKKKDSWLLEDYDIVETLEKNYISGFYKNQKYAFDPKNDIYSGYDWTNEVDEDEMKAEIPKEMYIALEGEVLESPGWGEGIPDEIIPIFDKLCEALDEE, encoded by the coding sequence ATGTTAAAAATTGAAGATATTTTAAGAGAAGATTTTGATTGGGAAAATGTAGAGATTGATGAAGAGGAGTTTGATGAGTTAGAAACAGCTTTAATTATAGATTACCTAAAGAAAAACACTGCAAAAGAGAGACAACTTTTAGCAATAGATTGGAACTTTGATAATTCTAAAGAAGTTATTAAATGGATAGCAGAACAACCAGATACTGACAAAGGGACAGCTTTATTTTTATATTGGTATATGAATCCTCAAGAATTTAAACAATATGAAAATAGAGAAGATTGTAAAAAGAAAGATTCTTGGCTTTTGGAAGATTATGATATTGTGGAAACTCTTGAGAAAAATTATATTTCAGGATTTTATAAAAATCAAAAATATGCTTTTGACCCTAAAAATGATATATATTCTGGCTATGATTGGACAAATGAAGTTGATGAAGATGAGATGAAAGCTGAGATACCAAAAGAGATGTATATAGCTTTAGAGGGAGAAGTTTTGGAAAGTCCAGGTTGGGGAGAAGGAATACCTGATGAAATTATTCCTATTTTTGATAAACTTTGCGAAGCATTAGATGAAGAGTAG
- a CDS encoding DUF5713 family protein, with the protein MKKLNSDFVYLKDMYNDDYYPRFLVDKVKDCIVEVVEFLEKEEYEDLEEVQEKLDEMTEKINDLQEEFDENDSEIETVARDSIGVTVEKILNYFEIDIDIEEAIRERDW; encoded by the coding sequence ATGAAAAAATTAAATTCAGATTTTGTTTATTTGAAAGATATGTATAATGATGATTATTACCCAAGATTTTTAGTAGATAAAGTAAAAGATTGTATAGTGGAAGTAGTTGAGTTTTTAGAGAAAGAGGAATACGAAGATTTAGAAGAGGTTCAAGAAAAACTTGATGAGATGACAGAAAAAATTAATGATCTGCAAGAAGAATTTGATGAAAATGATAGTGAGATTGAAACAGTGGCAAGAGATAGTATCGGAGTAACTGTTGAAAAAATACTTAATTATTTTGAAATAGATATTGATATAGAGGAAGCGATAAGAGAAAGAGATTGGTAA
- a CDS encoding immunity 51 family protein: MNKEFEEKIRPFFWVEHDTSYSVCLTVGEYLQEVFDTREDEGFEGNGYDWASLAQVFLDEKCPELQEKIGFDPEGSMFVTYSKDKESLVEFIYKFKETCENRKEILDLFTRAELD; the protein is encoded by the coding sequence ATGAATAAAGAATTTGAAGAAAAAATAAGACCATTTTTTTGGGTAGAACATGATACTTCATATTCAGTTTGTTTAACAGTAGGAGAGTATTTACAAGAAGTATTTGATACTCGTGAAGATGAAGGATTTGAAGGAAATGGATATGATTGGGCTAGTTTAGCACAAGTATTTTTAGATGAAAAATGTCCAGAGTTACAAGAGAAGATAGGTTTTGACCCAGAGGGAAGTATGTTTGTAACATATTCAAAAGATAAAGAGTCTTTAGTTGAATTTATTTATAAATTTAAAGAAACTTGTGAAAATAGGAAAGAAATTTTAGATTTATTTACTAGAGCTGAATTAGACTAA
- a CDS encoding DUF4241 domain-containing protein: MERYNLSAEHIVKLLYRKKINRVTTTNSENFFNSPIFAEVFGNNSSNNNYKISWEEINRTEIRLKTNLPRVLRRYYHECGDFDINRCLSSILNLDEIGFSHDWEKEALEDDETPKDEIEKTLKEIDNFLIFWTENQGVWNAGIKKEDLSLENSPVYMTTNDDLYSWEKVTDDIDTFIILQVLDNLQSSGFYFLTFDSEEIDFLLQDKKISKDELLKNPFKIKERNLKFPIYLNYDYKGDKIYIFQMKDDKFEKCFLIKPSVEKDETSYADKILLKITEILSFNNREVVKKLELILEDFNKYLRNDINFRYFDDEINALSDKEKIKLKKIELKIVAMILLLSENGYICYLDWKCELEDFQMISDVMKKVGIDENICNIEDLNLDEDDDIEIWSEEFNKVFSKKDIFIGNINTSSDSYSIFLINRKNLEKLRELGNRINMKIDFLNYSQEEKTMWQEMYERNKEKFRCKIDLESYFIEKKIGKMEVDTLEIGEVNLPTGEILACDPLVELGEVKTYLQKTPLGKFPVKIAVVLSEDYGDRYACVKVEFNKNKPVVYELAVTGNEKEMDEAKEDEYYGFGVDAGMGCVADKKAQEEYSKYWKKLEEEGADNLYDDIFEELLEDSFKKFPKYQRDGGDWANFIIPDTDLNIPVFASGWGDGYYPCYFGYDEKGELCGFYIHFIGIEREYSDEEEE, from the coding sequence ATGGAAAGATATAATTTATCAGCAGAGCATATAGTTAAACTATTATATAGAAAAAAGATTAATAGGGTAACTACCACAAACTCAGAAAACTTTTTTAATAGCCCTATTTTTGCAGAAGTTTTTGGAAATAATTCTTCAAATAATAATTATAAAATAAGTTGGGAAGAGATAAACAGAACAGAAATCAGATTAAAAACCAATCTTCCTAGAGTTTTAAGAAGATATTATCATGAGTGTGGAGATTTTGATATAAATAGATGTTTAAGTAGTATTTTAAATTTAGATGAGATTGGATTTTCTCATGATTGGGAAAAAGAAGCTTTAGAAGATGATGAAACTCCTAAAGATGAGATAGAAAAAACATTAAAAGAGATAGATAATTTTTTAATATTTTGGACAGAAAATCAAGGTGTATGGAATGCAGGTATAAAAAAAGAGGATCTATCTTTAGAAAATTCCCCTGTATATATGACAACCAATGATGATTTATATTCTTGGGAAAAAGTAACAGATGATATTGATACTTTTATAATACTGCAAGTTTTAGATAATTTACAAAGCAGTGGATTTTATTTTTTAACTTTTGATAGTGAAGAGATAGATTTTCTTTTACAAGATAAAAAAATCTCAAAAGATGAACTGTTAAAAAATCCATTTAAGATAAAAGAGAGAAATTTAAAGTTTCCCATTTATTTAAACTATGATTATAAAGGAGATAAAATCTATATTTTTCAAATGAAAGATGATAAGTTTGAGAAATGCTTTTTAATAAAGCCAAGTGTAGAAAAAGACGAAACTTCTTATGCTGATAAAATTTTATTAAAAATAACTGAGATTTTATCTTTTAACAATAGAGAGGTTGTAAAAAAATTAGAATTAATTTTAGAAGATTTTAATAAATATTTAAGAAATGATATAAATTTCAGATATTTTGATGATGAGATAAATGCTCTTTCTGATAAAGAGAAAATTAAATTAAAAAAAATAGAATTAAAAATTGTGGCTATGATTTTACTTTTAAGCGAAAATGGATATATTTGCTATCTTGATTGGAAATGTGAACTAGAAGATTTTCAAATGATTTCTGATGTGATGAAAAAAGTTGGTATAGATGAAAATATCTGTAATATTGAAGATTTAAACCTTGATGAAGATGATGATATAGAGATTTGGAGTGAAGAGTTTAACAAAGTATTTAGCAAGAAAGATATTTTCATTGGAAATATTAATACTAGCTCTGATAGTTATTCTATTTTCCTTATAAATAGAAAAAACTTGGAAAAATTAAGAGAATTAGGAAATAGAATTAATATGAAAATAGATTTTTTAAATTACTCACAGGAGGAAAAAACTATGTGGCAAGAGATGTATGAGAGAAATAAAGAGAAATTTAGATGTAAGATAGATTTAGAAAGCTATTTCATTGAAAAGAAAATAGGAAAAATGGAAGTTGATACTTTAGAGATTGGAGAAGTTAATCTGCCTACTGGGGAAATTTTAGCTTGTGATCCATTAGTAGAACTTGGAGAGGTAAAAACATATCTTCAAAAAACTCCTCTTGGAAAATTTCCTGTAAAAATAGCTGTGGTATTAAGTGAAGATTATGGAGATAGATATGCTTGTGTAAAAGTTGAATTTAATAAAAATAAACCAGTAGTTTATGAATTAGCTGTAACAGGAAATGAAAAAGAAATGGACGAGGCTAAGGAAGATGAATATTATGGTTTTGGTGTAGATGCAGGAATGGGTTGTGTAGCAGATAAAAAAGCTCAAGAGGAATATTCAAAATATTGGAAAAAACTTGAAGAGGAAGGGGCAGACAATCTTTATGATGATATTTTTGAAGAACTGTTAGAAGATAGTTTTAAAAAATTCCCTAAATATCAAAGAGATGGTGGAGATTGGGCTAACTTTATAATTCCTGACACTGATTTAAATATCCCTGTTTTTGCTTCAGGTTGGGGAGATGGATATTATCCTTGTTATTTTGGATATGATGAAAAAGGAGAACTTTGTGGATTCTATATTCACTTTATAGGTATTGAAAGAGAGTATTCTGACGAAGAGGAGGAATAA
- a CDS encoding DUF4253 domain-containing protein produces MAMMSDLAKDFVEFFDCEYEYFPNNTYEEIMEKFEKYSKEGKEKGYFPVIVTVDETLFESLAFNISDDEEFNIEDVRDYRKRYISSIFSEGGENILRDLINTRKTEAEDDELSFSEEIVGEVEETEEEKLNSPIGFLNYRTDKPEELFIVKVPVKNPWEIFAWFPMGNWNECPSTSEHMAVSRYWFEKFGAVPITITHDVLEYKVEKIITDKETAMETAAEMYGYCPDVDQSYETLGKLAGSLFNSSVWYFWWD; encoded by the coding sequence ATGGCAATGATGAGTGATTTAGCAAAGGATTTTGTAGAATTTTTTGATTGTGAATATGAATATTTTCCTAATAATACATATGAAGAAATTATGGAAAAATTTGAAAAATATAGTAAAGAGGGAAAAGAGAAAGGATATTTTCCTGTGATTGTAACTGTTGATGAAACTCTTTTTGAAAGTTTAGCTTTTAATATATCAGATGATGAAGAGTTTAATATAGAAGATGTAAGAGATTATAGAAAAAGATATATCTCATCTATTTTTTCAGAGGGCGGAGAAAATATTTTAAGAGATTTAATAAATACAAGAAAAACAGAGGCAGAAGATGATGAGTTATCTTTTAGTGAAGAGATAGTTGGAGAGGTTGAAGAAACTGAAGAAGAAAAACTTAATTCTCCAATAGGATTTTTAAACTATAGAACAGATAAGCCTGAAGAACTGTTTATAGTAAAAGTTCCTGTAAAAAATCCTTGGGAGATATTTGCTTGGTTTCCTATGGGAAATTGGAATGAATGTCCTAGTACATCAGAACATATGGCAGTATCAAGATATTGGTTTGAAAAATTTGGAGCTGTACCTATTACAATAACTCACGATGTATTGGAGTATAAAGTTGAAAAAATTATCACTGATAAAGAAACAGCTATGGAAACAGCAGCAGAAATGTATGGATATTGTCCTGATGTAGACCAAAGTTATGAAACTCTTGGAAAATTAGCAGGAAGTTTATTTAATTCTAGTGTATGGTATTTTTGGTGGGACTAG
- a CDS encoding YwqG family protein, with product MLDKNMLETSKRNAILINYSEDENKEKLPKGTSKIGGKPDLPKDFQWFYYNGEDYKKIVENRPLSFLMQINCEEVHKYDKENLLPEKGMLYFFYELFTMTWGFSPQDRGSAKVFYYGGEIEDLVPADFPEDMEKDCIIPESKIDFESMNDYPIDFLDYYDVDDSDEEMERKEKEFKKDLEELGYKADTTKLLGHPEFIQGEYWEECEGVARKNIYYGSAPIKYGSDEVKKSIKENTKDWTLLMQMSELEIGDYGLYFGDCGKIYFNIRKEDLKNKNFDDVWLILQCY from the coding sequence ATGTTAGATAAAAATATGCTTGAAACTTCAAAAAGAAATGCAATTTTAATAAATTATTCTGAAGATGAAAATAAGGAAAAATTACCAAAAGGAACTTCAAAGATTGGTGGGAAACCTGATTTACCAAAAGATTTTCAATGGTTTTATTATAATGGAGAAGATTATAAAAAAATAGTTGAAAACAGACCACTTTCATTTTTAATGCAGATTAATTGTGAAGAAGTTCATAAATATGATAAAGAAAACCTTTTGCCTGAAAAAGGAATGCTATATTTTTTCTATGAATTATTTACTATGACTTGGGGATTTTCTCCACAAGACAGAGGAAGTGCAAAAGTTTTCTATTATGGCGGAGAGATAGAAGATTTAGTTCCTGCTGATTTTCCTGAAGATATGGAAAAAGATTGTATAATTCCTGAATCTAAAATAGATTTTGAAAGTATGAATGACTATCCTATTGATTTTTTAGATTATTATGATGTTGATGATAGTGATGAAGAAATGGAGAGAAAAGAAAAAGAATTTAAAAAAGATTTAGAGGAATTGGGATATAAAGCTGATACTACAAAACTTTTAGGACACCCTGAATTTATCCAAGGAGAATATTGGGAAGAGTGTGAGGGAGTGGCTAGAAAAAATATCTATTACGGCTCTGCTCCTATAAAATATGGCAGTGATGAAGTTAAAAAATCTATAAAAGAAAATACAAAAGATTGGACTTTACTTATGCAGATGAGTGAATTGGAAATCGGAGATTATGGATTGTATTTTGGAGATTGCGGAAAAATATATTTTAATATTAGAAAAGAAGATTTAAAGAATAAAAACTTTGATGATGTTTGGTTAATTCTTCAATGCTACTAA
- a CDS encoding WGR domain-containing protein, with translation MKRAFEFVDEKSHKFWWIESFEEKFVVNYGKIDSIGKYEIKEWDNIEECEKQAEKLIKSKIKKGYKEINNFDFENRYYFDDMEYDIDFLTSHPNFRKYFTDEQLYCNCGDEETPFGSDTGNDVLHIIEEKIRKNKNFSFSDFPKYLIKKEWGIEYFEPVPIIDEKTFAEDLKIKDKGLSREAIINESDEVIIATAFAQIKITGKISEDLKEKALLSLKRMELIAKICGYGDSEINKQLYNDLEKF, from the coding sequence ATGAAAAGAGCTTTTGAATTTGTTGATGAGAAATCTCATAAATTTTGGTGGATAGAAAGTTTTGAAGAAAAATTTGTAGTAAATTATGGAAAAATAGATAGCATTGGAAAATATGAGATTAAAGAGTGGGATAATATAGAGGAATGTGAGAAACAAGCTGAAAAACTTATTAAGTCTAAAATAAAAAAAGGATATAAAGAGATAAATAATTTTGATTTTGAAAATCGTTATTACTTTGATGATATGGAATATGATATAGATTTTCTTACTTCACATCCTAATTTTAGAAAATATTTTACTGATGAACAACTTTATTGTAATTGTGGAGATGAAGAAACTCCTTTTGGAAGTGATACAGGAAATGATGTTCTTCATATAATAGAGGAGAAAATAAGAAAAAATAAAAATTTTAGTTTTTCAGACTTCCCTAAATATTTAATAAAGAAAGAATGGGGAATAGAATATTTTGAGCCTGTGCCTATAATTGATGAAAAAACATTTGCGGAGGATTTAAAAATAAAAGATAAAGGTTTAAGTAGAGAAGCTATAATTAATGAAAGTGATGAAGTAATAATAGCCACAGCCTTTGCACAGATAAAAATAACCGGAAAAATCAGTGAAGATTTAAAAGAAAAAGCATTGTTATCTTTAAAAAGAATGGAGCTAATAGCTAAAATTTGTGGTTATGGAGACTCTGAAATTAATAAACAACTATATAATGATTTAGAAAAATTTTGA
- a CDS encoding DUF2262 domain-containing protein, which yields MKKILIDDFEIEKNDWGYYFTANINFLGQNSELLLNYDTEEEISEVELKDILNKSLEKINNMLEKAEKNKPQLMELLKEKDYINLATKWVQGAEEVEEEENCYLIDDNKVYTPITEEDFEKSMNFGEIATDIYSNGETEDMSVYITFEPDYFAGHCIECYIDENGNFLVNGLAG from the coding sequence ATGAAGAAAATATTAATAGATGATTTTGAAATAGAGAAAAATGATTGGGGATATTATTTTACTGCCAATATTAATTTTTTAGGGCAAAACTCAGAACTGCTTTTAAACTATGATACAGAAGAAGAGATTTCTGAAGTTGAATTAAAAGATATTTTAAATAAATCTTTAGAAAAAATAAATAATATGCTTGAAAAAGCTGAAAAAAACAAACCACAACTTATGGAACTTTTAAAAGAAAAAGATTATATAAATCTTGCAACAAAATGGGTGCAAGGAGCAGAAGAAGTTGAGGAAGAAGAAAATTGCTATCTTATAGATGACAATAAAGTTTATACTCCAATAACTGAAGAAGATTTTGAAAAGAGTATGAATTTTGGAGAGATTGCAACAGATATTTATTCAAACGGAGAAACAGAGGATATGTCAGTCTATATTACTTTTGAACCTGATTATTTTGCAGGACATTGTATAGAATGTTATATTGATGAAAATGGAAACTTTTTAGTTAATGGATTAGCAGGATAA
- a CDS encoding DUF4259 domain-containing protein, translated as MGAWGIKALESDEGLDVVDVLREYLEEFEDKKEITLKEIIDLMIEEGMLGETFEEIEFLYDNTAMAVSELYFDFKENGKLDYDYDDEETTFSKLEKFSSDKKSLKYLIDYLTNIYNKVPDEDEEREIVELWYENGQNPNYEEWYNHLGSLIEKLKAEYKS; from the coding sequence ATGGGAGCTTGGGGTATAAAAGCATTAGAAAGTGATGAGGGATTAGATGTTGTTGATGTTTTAAGAGAATATCTTGAAGAATTTGAAGATAAAAAAGAAATTACTTTAAAAGAAATAATAGATTTAATGATTGAAGAGGGAATGTTAGGAGAAACTTTTGAAGAGATAGAATTTCTTTATGATAATACAGCAATGGCTGTATCAGAACTTTATTTTGATTTTAAAGAAAATGGAAAATTAGATTATGATTATGATGACGAGGAAACTACTTTTTCTAAATTAGAAAAATTTTCTAGTGATAAAAAATCCTTAAAATATCTTATAGATTATTTAACTAATATTTATAATAAAGTTCCTGACGAAGATGAAGAGAGAGAAATAGTAGAGTTGTGGTATGAAAATGGACAAAATCCAAATTATGAAGAATGGTACAATCATCTAGGCTCTTTAATTGAAAAATTAAAAGCTGAATATAAAAGCTAG
- a CDS encoding SUKH-3 domain-containing protein, whose product MGKVYKLDIDKSLAHQVLKYAGWHEGRKVDIEKIEKYYKENNYSLNECAKKFLQEFYEIEENWFFKYIGKNG is encoded by the coding sequence ATGGGAAAAGTCTATAAACTTGACATTGATAAATCTTTAGCTCATCAAGTATTAAAATATGCTGGTTGGCACGAGGGAAGAAAAGTAGATATAGAAAAAATAGAAAAATATTATAAAGAAAATAATTACTCTTTAAATGAATGTGCCAAAAAGTTTTTGCAAGAGTTCTATGAAATAGAAGAAAATTGGTTTTTTAAATATATAGGAAAAAATGGATAG
- a CDS encoding CbrC family protein: MKKELPFFKYHPDPLKTGTFETDETVVCDCCGKEIDIYYSGPFYSVEDVEYLCPECIANGEASKKFDGDFIDIYFGEVSDEEKIDELTHRTPSYSGWQQEIWVTHCNDFCAFLGYVGAKELKEMGVLEEVIENGSPEFNADWSEEQIEIIKNMVDGGHVQGYLFKCLHCGKHFLYYDVD; encoded by the coding sequence ATGAAAAAAGAATTACCATTTTTTAAATATCACCCAGACCCTTTAAAGACAGGAACTTTTGAAACAGATGAAACTGTAGTTTGTGATTGTTGTGGAAAAGAAATTGATATATATTATTCTGGACCTTTTTATTCAGTTGAAGATGTTGAATATTTATGTCCTGAATGTATAGCCAATGGAGAGGCGAGTAAAAAATTTGACGGAGATTTTATAGATATTTATTTTGGAGAAGTTAGTGATGAAGAAAAAATAGATGAATTAACTCACAGAACTCCAAGCTATTCTGGTTGGCAGCAAGAAATTTGGGTAACTCATTGTAATGATTTTTGTGCTTTTCTTGGTTATGTAGGAGCTAAAGAACTAAAAGAAATGGGAGTTTTAGAAGAAGTTATTGAAAATGGAAGTCCTGAATTTAATGCAGATTGGAGTGAAGAGCAGATAGAAATAATAAAAAATATGGTTGATGGAGGACACGTTCAAGGATATTTATTCAAATGTCTTCATTGTGGAAAACATTTCTTATACTATGATGTTGACTAA
- a CDS encoding toxin-antitoxin system YwqK family antitoxin: MKKLILSVLFCLVSFYSFGYQIDENFTGQIIKKYKDGQVKSIENFKNGKLNGEFKEFFENGSLFQVGTFKNGDMENVKAFYENGNLKFEQNLKDRKGKYRGYYPSGKLEVEGEVFQGDEIGLWKYYNEEGNLLKTEYKSQKF, encoded by the coding sequence ATGAAAAAGTTAATTTTATCAGTTCTATTCTGTCTTGTGAGTTTTTATTCTTTTGGTTATCAAATAGATGAGAATTTTACAGGACAGATTATTAAAAAATATAAAGATGGGCAAGTAAAATCTATTGAAAATTTTAAAAATGGAAAGCTTAATGGAGAATTTAAAGAGTTTTTTGAGAATGGCTCTCTCTTCCAAGTTGGAACTTTTAAAAATGGAGATATGGAAAATGTAAAAGCTTTCTATGAAAATGGAAATTTAAAGTTTGAGCAAAATTTAAAGGATAGAAAAGGAAAGTATAGAGGATATTATCCAAGTGGAAAGTTAGAAGTAGAGGGAGAAGTCTTTCAAGGAGATGAAATAGGACTTTGGAAATATTATAACGAAGAGGGAAATTTATTAAAAACAGAATATAAAAGTCAAAAATTTTAA
- a CDS encoding ankyrin repeat domain-containing protein: MYKIGYLGNFEKVPQVVEYILNSDVENLEKEYKNGWDINKKITLSEFITETPLEIAIQCIKEEVILWLIEKGVNIKADVDDWGTPISSVARFLSSEMCELFIKHGALENLTKKQYKRIYTDIYYGENFKNIDIFEKYGVTVKKYGNNCLRKAVYDKNQKLAQMFLDYGADINYHEYDQVFTDNSTPVIVAATTDSLKLVKWLVEKGADITIKNKFGERPYTIAVLNENQEMIDYIKSLEPVDFHNEEARKSIIKKYKLPKDMVEFFNKGDLKIEFSENIDSKYIEFWKLEDTVEMTWKRKKYLSLVKDLENYWFHFLWYPKEKNIYIFDAEHEEIFKIGDWSYFINNCEEIVGSFLD, from the coding sequence ATGTACAAAATTGGTTATCTTGGAAACTTTGAAAAAGTACCTCAAGTTGTAGAATATATTTTAAATAGTGATGTGGAAAATTTAGAGAAAGAGTATAAAAATGGTTGGGATATAAATAAAAAAATTACTTTAAGCGAATTTATAACAGAAACTCCTTTAGAAATAGCTATACAATGTATTAAGGAAGAAGTTATCTTATGGTTAATTGAAAAGGGAGTGAATATAAAAGCTGATGTAGACGATTGGGGAACTCCTATTTCAAGTGTAGCTCGTTTTTTGTCTTCAGAGATGTGTGAATTATTTATTAAACACGGAGCATTGGAAAATCTCACAAAAAAACAATATAAAAGAATTTATACCGATATTTATTATGGAGAAAATTTTAAAAATATAGATATTTTTGAGAAATATGGAGTAACTGTTAAAAAATATGGAAATAATTGTTTAAGAAAAGCTGTCTATGACAAAAATCAAAAATTAGCTCAAATGTTTTTAGACTATGGAGCTGATATAAATTATCACGAATATGACCAAGTTTTTACTGATAACTCAACTCCTGTAATAGTAGCTGCTACTACAGATTCTCTTAAATTAGTAAAATGGCTTGTAGAAAAGGGAGCTGATATAACAATTAAAAACAAATTTGGAGAAAGACCATATACAATAGCAGTTTTAAATGAAAATCAAGAGATGATAGATTATATTAAAAGTTTAGAGCCAGTAGATTTTCATAATGAAGAAGCTAGAAAAAGTATAATAAAAAAATATAAACTTCCAAAAGATATGGTAGAGTTCTTTAATAAGGGAGATTTAAAGATAGAGTTTTCAGAAAATATTGATAGTAAATATATTGAATTTTGGAAATTGGAAGATACAGTTGAAATGACTTGGAAAAGAAAAAAATATCTTTCTTTAGTAAAAGATTTAGAAAACTATTGGTTTCATTTTTTATGGTATCCTAAAGAAAAAAACATATATATTTTTGACGCAGAACATGAAGAAATCTTTAAAATAGGAGATTGGAGCTATTTTATAAATAACTGTGAAGAGATTGTTGGAAGCTTTTTAGATTAA